CTTCAACCTTTTTTACTGCTTCGCCACCGCATCCAGATAAAACTCCGATCAATAAAGCAGAAAGTGCTGCAACTAAAATTGATCTTTTCATATATATCCTTTTTAAATTTGATAAAAACAATGTGATTATAATAAAGTTATATTTTAAAAAGACTTATGAAAAGATGTTGAGAAAAAAATATTAATTATAATGTCCTTTGCAGGCTATTATGTAGATCGTAGTCATATCAACTGCATAGACCAAGCGGTGTTCGCTATTTATCCTTCTGCTATAAAAACCAGATAAATTTCCTTTTAGCGCTTCGGGCTTGCCTATACCATCAAAAGGATCTCTTGCCATATCTTTTATGAGTTCATTTATCCTTTTTAATGTATTTTTGTCTTGATTTTGCCAAGATAGATAGTCCTGCCAAGCGTCAAAATCCCATTTTATATCTCTACTCATTGTTAGCTTAGTAGTTCCTGCTCTTTAAAATTTAGCTTTCCTTCTTTAAAGTCTTTCATCTTTTTCTCAAGATAGGCTATGTTTTCGTCTTTATAAAATGGATCTGGAGCTGAAACCTCAAAAGGGATAGCTCTTTCAGAGACTAGCTTTGTAAGAAAGATATTAACAGCTGACGACATAGAAAGCCCCATCTCTTTGCAGATCGCCTCGGCTGATTTTTTAATATTATCTTCTACTCTTAAGCAAATTTGTGCCATTGTTTATCCTTTTTGCAATTATAATATCATAGATTGTATTTATAAATAATTACAATGCATAGTTTTTCGTATAAATTTACTACGCTCTTACATCGTGGTCGATCTTGCACT
Above is a window of Campylobacter concisus DNA encoding:
- a CDS encoding Txe/YoeB family addiction module toxin, which codes for MSRDIKWDFDAWQDYLSWQNQDKNTLKRINELIKDMARDPFDGIGKPEALKGNLSGFYSRRINSEHRLVYAVDMTTIYIIACKGHYN
- a CDS encoding type II toxin-antitoxin system RelB/DinJ family antitoxin, with the protein product MAQICLRVEDNIKKSAEAICKEMGLSMSSAVNIFLTKLVSERAIPFEVSAPDPFYKDENIAYLEKKMKDFKEGKLNFKEQELLS